The DNA region ATCGAGGCCGAAATCTTTGTTGGCGTCATTTTCTACCAGAAGCTCTACCACATGGTCTCGAACAAACTGCACGCCCGTTCGCGCGGGCCGGTGCAGGTGCTCACCCGTCAGCCCACCGAAGGGCGCGCCCGCGAGGGTGGGCTGCGCATTGGGGAGATGGAGCGCGACGTGTTCATCGGCCACGGGGCGGCCATGACGCTCAAGGAACGCCTGCTGGACGAGTCCGACCGCGAGTTCATCCACATCTGTGGCAACTGTGGGATGAGCGCGGTCGAGAACGTCGAGCAACGTCGGGTGTACTGCCCGAACTGCGACGAGGAGACCGACATCCACGAGATCGAGATGAGCTACGCGTTCAAGCTGCTGCTCGACGAGATGAAGGCCCTCGGCATCGCCCCGCGACTCGAACTGGAGGACGCCGTCTAACACATGCAACACAGCACACCCAAAGACATCGGATCGATCAACTTCGGGCTCATGGAGCCCGAAGAGTACCGGGAGATGAGCGCGACGAAGATCATCACCGCCGACACCTACGACGACGACGGCTTCCCCATCGACATGGGGTTGATGGATCCCAGACTGGGCGTCATCGACCCCGGACTCGAGTGCAAGACCTGTGGGAAGCACTCGGGGTCGTGTAACGGCCACTTTGGCCACATCGAACTCGCGGCGCCGGTGATCCACGTCGGCTTCACCAAACTCATCCGACGACTACTCCGCGGGACCTGCCGTGAGTGTTCGAAGCTCCTGCTCACCGAGGACGAGCGCCAGGAGTTTCGCGACCAGATCACGGAGTACCGAAAGCTGGGTCACGACCTGAACGACGTGACGAAGGCGGCGATCCGGCAGGCACGAAAGAAGGACCGATGTCCGTTCTGTGCCGAAATCCAGTACGACATCGACCACGAGAAGCCGACCACGTACTACGAGGTCCAGCAGGTTCTTACGAGCGAGTACTCCCAGCGCATCGCCGGTGCGATGCAGGGCAACGAGGAGGAGGGCATCGACCGAACGACGCCCGACGAACTCGCAGAGAAGACCGACATCGAGCTCACCCGGATCAACGAGATCCTCTCGGGTTCGTTCCGTCCGCGCGAGGATCAGCGCAAGGCGATCGAGAAGGCCCTCGACATCGACCTGACCGAGGAGGACACGAACAAGCTGATGCCCTCGGACATCCGCGACTGGTTCGAGGCGATCCCGGACGAGGATCTCGAGGTACTCGGCATCGACGCCAGTCGTTCCCGTCCCGAGTGGATGATTCTGACGGTGCTGCCGGTACCGCCGGTCACCGCTCGCCCGTCGATCACGCTGGACAACGGTCAGCGCAGCGAGGACGACCTCACCCACAAGCTGGTCGACATCATCCGGATCAACCAGCGGTTCATGGAGAACCGCGAGGCCGGTGCGCCCCAGCTGATCATCGAGGACCTGTGGGAACTGCTCCAGTACCACGTCACGACGTTCATGGACAACGAGATTTCGGGCACGCCGCCGGCGCGACACCGCTCCGGACGGCCCCTGAAGACCCTCTCCCAGCGGCTAAAGGGGAAGGAAGGCCGGTTCCGCGGTTCGCTGTCCGGGAAGCGTGTCAACTTCTCGGCCCGGACCGTCATCTCACCCGACCCCACCCTGAGCCTCAACGAGGTCGGCGTCCCCGACCGCGTGGCGACGGAGATGACCCAGACGATGCTCGTCACCGAACGCAACTTAGAGGAGGCTCGACGCTACGTCGCCAACGGGCCGAACAGCCACCCCGGCGCGAACTACGTGCGACGACCGGACGGCCGCCGCCTCAAGGTGACCGAGAAGAACTGCGAGGCGCTCGCGGGGCTGTCCGAGGAAGGTGAACTCGAGAGTTCCCAGACGATCGGTCCAGGCTGGGAGGTTAACCGGCACCTGATCGACGGCGACATCGTCATCTTCAACCGCCAGCCGTCGCTTCACCGGATGTCGATCATGGCCCACGAGGTCGTGGTCATGCCGTACAAGACCTTCCGGCTGAATACCGTCGTCTGTCCGCCGTACAACGCCGACTTCGACGGCGACGAGATGAACATGCACGCCCTACAGAACGAGGAGGCCCGCGCGGAGGCGCGCGTCCTCATGCGCGTGCAAGAACAGATCCTGAGCCCCCGCTTCGGAAAGAACATCATCGGGGCGATTCAGGACCACATCTCCGGGACGTACCTGCTGACGAAGGACAACCCCCGGTTCAACGAGACGCAGGCGCTCGACTTGCTCCGGGCGACCCGGATCGACGAATTGCCCGAACCCAGCGGCATCGACGACGAGGACGAACCGTTCTGGACCGGCCGGGACGTCTTCTCCGAACTGCTGCCCGACGACATGAACCTCGAGTTCACGGGAACGGTCGGTGACGACGTCGTCATCGAGGATGGCCAGCTCGTCTCCGGAACGATCGCCGAGGACGAAGTCGGCGAGTTCGGCGGCGAGATCGTCGACGCGATCACGAAGCAGTACGGGAACACGCGCTCGCGCGTCTTCATCAACGAACTCTCGACGCTCGCGATGCGGGCGATCATGCACTTCGGGTTCTCGATCGGGATCGACGACGAGACGATTCCGGCCGAGGCCGAAGCGCGCATCGACGAGACGATCGAGGAGGCCTACGATCGCGTCGCGGAACTCATCGAGGCCTACGAGCACAACGAACTCGAGAGCCTGCCCGGGCGGACGCTCGACGAGACGCTCGAAATGAAGATTATGCAGACGCTCTCGCGGGCGCGTGACAACGCGGGGAACATCGCTGAGGAGCACTTCGAGGGCGACAACCCCGCGGTCGTCATGGCCGAATCCGGGGCGCGTGGCTCGATGCTCAACCTGACCCAGATGGCCGGCTGTGTCGGCCAGCAGGCAGTTCGTGGCGAGCGGATCAACCGCGGCTACGAGAACCGCACCCTGAGCCACTACCAGCAAAACGACCTCTCCGCGGAGGCCCACGGCTTCGTCGAGAGTTCCTATACGGTCGGCCTGGACCCACGGGAGTTCTTCTTCCACGCGATGGGTGGCCGCGAGGGGCTGGTCGACACGGCAGTCCGGACCTCGAAGTCCGGCTACCTCCAGCGTCGGCTGATCAATGCGCTCTCGGAACTCGAGGCCCAGTACGACGGCACCGTCCGGGACACGGGCGACACCATCGTGCAGTTCGAGTTCGGCGAGGACGGCACCTCGCCAGTGCAGGTGGCCTACGACGACGACCACGACGTCGACGTCGAGGGCATCGCCGAGACGGTGCTCGAAGAGGAGTTCGACTCCGAGGCCGAGCGCGAGGCGTTCCTCTCGGGCAAGCGGATCGAGACGAACCTCTCGGAACACGCCGACAGCCGTCGAGTTGCCGAGCCCGAGGGGGTGAGCTCGGATGACTAAGACCGAGAACGTCTTCGTCCAGGACTACGACGTCGACGACGACGCCATCGTCATCGTCGAGGATAGCGAACTCCCGCGACGGCTCAAGGATCGCGTCTACGCGGTGCTCGAGGATCAGGGAGACGTAACGATCGAGCAGGCCCAGGATATCGTCAGCGCCGTCGAAACCGAGTACGTCGAGACGCGCGTCGACCCGCTCGACCCCGTCGGGACCGTCAGCGCCCAGTCCATCGGGGAGCCCGGGACGCAGCTGACGATGAACACGTTCCACTATGCAGGGGTTGCCGAGATCGACGTCACCCAGGGACTGCCCCGACTGATCGAACTCGTCGACGCCCGGAAGACGCCGGACACGCCGACGATGCAGGTCCACCTCGCAGAGGAGTACGCGACCGAACGCGAGAAAGCTCACGAAGTCGTCTGGAACATCGAGGCGACGAAAATCCTCGCGCTGGGCGACGTGTCGACGAACGTCGCCGACATGCGCGTCCAGATCGACCTCAACCAGGACACGCTCGAGGAGCGACTCATCACGGCCGAGGAGGTTGCCGAGATCATCGAAGACTCCCTGGGCGTGTCGACGACCCAGCAGGGAACCCAGATCGAGTTCGGCCCAGAAGAGCCGTCCTACCGGGACCTCCTCCAGCTGGTCGAGGAGCTCCGGGACATCACGTTCAAGGGGATCGAGGACATCTCGCGGGTCGTCATCCGCCGGGAGGACCTCGAGGTCGAGACCGACGATGGCGTCGAGGAGCGCGAGGAGTTCGTGCTCTACACCGAGGGGTCGGCCTTCGGCGACGTGCTCTCGATCGAGGGCGTCGACGCCTCGCGGACGACCTGTAACAACATCCACGAGATTCACCGCAATCTCGGCATCGAGGCCGCCCGCGAGGCGATCATCGAGGAGACGAACAACACGCTGGCCGAGCAGGGGCTCGACGACGTGAACGTTCGCCACCTGATGCTGGTCGCCGACATGATGACCAACGAGGGGACGATCGAGTCGATCGGTCGTCACGGCATCTCGGGTTCGAAGGACTCCGTGCTCGCCCGCGCGGCGTTCGAGGTGACGGTCAACCACCTGCTCAACGCCGCCATCCACGGAGAGATCGACGAACTCGACGGCGTCACCGAGAACGTCATCGTCGGCAAGCCGATCAAGCTCGGTACCGGCGACGTCGACCTGCGGATGGGGTCGTCGCCGAATCGGGCGGACTGACACGCGAAACGACTCCGTTTTCTAGACGCCCTATACCAAGATGACCATCACCCTCGAGGACGACGCACGCCAGTTCATCGCCCTATTCGAGGACGTCTCCGGAATCTCCGGCCAGGACTGTCTCGTCTTCGAGGACCACCTGGTGATCGTCGTCCCCGCGGGGACGATGGGGCAGGCAGTCGGCGCCCGCGGACAGCACGTCCAGCAGTTCGAGCGCCGAACGGGGCGATCCGTGAGGCTAGTCGAGGGCTCGAACGACCCCGAGGCGTTCGTGGCGAATACCCTGGCGCCCGCGGCGGTCCGCAACGTCACGATCAGCGAGAACGACACGACGGTCGCCTACGTCGAGGTGCCCGAGGACGACCGTGGGGTCGCCATCGGCACCGACGGCCGACGAATCGAGGACGCGCGGACGCTCGCCGACCGTCACTTCGGGATCGACGACGTGCAGTTAGCCTGAGCGTCCGCTCGATGTGCTGCGTTCGTCCTCTCGCCTCGAGGACGCCTTGATATCGGCGTTCCTCGAGAAGCCCCGAACGTATACGGTCGTTCGTGACAGACCGACAGGCATGACCGACGATGGGCCAACCTACGGCCGGGAACGGCTGACCGAGATCTACACACAGGGAATGCTCGCCGGACAGCCACCCTCGCTGCCGCCGTCCTACGAGGCGCTCGAGACGGCAGCCGAGGCGGAACTCGAGCCAGAGGCGTTCGGCTACGTCGCAGGAAGCGCCGGAGCTGAACGGACGAAAGCGGCGAACCGGACGGCGTTCGAGCAGTGGCGGATCGTCCCGCGGATGCTCAGGGACGTCGCTACGCGGGACCTCTCGGTCGACCTGTTCGGCGAAACCTACCCCGCTCCGGTTGCGCTGGCACCGATCGGGGTTCAGTCGATCCTCCACGAGGAGGCGGAACTCGCCTCGGCGCGGGCGGCCGCCGGTCTCGGTCTGCCGTTCGTCCAGAGCACCGCCGCCTCCGAGACGCTCGAGGACGTCGCCGTGGCAACCGGCGACGCGCCCGCGTGGTTCCAGCTCTACTGGAGTTCAGATCGCGACCTCACGGAGAGTTTCGTCTCGCGCGCGGAAATCGCGGGCTACGAGGTGCTGGTCGTCACGGTCGACACGCCGATCATCAGCTGGCGCGAGCGCGACGTCGAACAGGCGTACCTCCCGTTCCTCGACGGCGAGGGCGTCGCGAACTACTTCTCGGATCCGGCGTTCCGGGACCGGCTCGCCGATCCGCCCGAGGAGAACCCCGACGCCGCGGTCATGAAGTTCGTGGACGTCTTCGGCGACGCCTCACTGACGTGGGACGACCTCGAGTGGCTCGCCGGTCTCACCGACCTGCCGATTCTCGTCAAAGGAATCGTCCACCCGGAAGACGCCTCATTGGCGCTCGAGTCCGGCGCCGACGGCGTAATCGTCTCCAACCACGGCGGGCGCCAGGTCGACAACGCGCTCCCTGCGATCGAAGCGCTCCCTCGAGTGGTCGACCGACTGGCCAGCGAGGGGTACGGCGACGCTCCGGTACTCTTCGACAGTGGCATTCGTCGCGGTGCGGACGCCGTCACGTCGCTTGCCCTCGGCGCCGAGATGATCCTGCTCGGACGCCCCTACGTGTACGGCCTCGCGATCGACGGCGAAGACGGGGTTCGGGAGGTCTGCCGGAACTTTCTGGCGGACCTCGACCTGACGCTCGGACTGGCGGGTCACGCGTCCGTCACGGAACTCGACCGGTCGTCGGTCGTTCCCGCGGACGGTTCGTTCGAACTCGAGTGATGGCGGTGTGGTTGGTTCATACGCACCCAGAGAAATTCGCCACCGGGACGATTTCGCGGACAAATCGGGCACAACAGTAAAATACGTCCGGTCGGGTCTTTTGCCCAGGAAAGAATGTCCGGATTACAGAAATTCAAGAGAAATTGTCGATCTTTTACGATCGTAACTATCGTCACAGTGTTGCTTCTCGCGACGACGAGCGGGGCCGCGGTCAGCGTTTCACCCGTCGGAACGACTGCTGTAGCCGACT from Natronosalvus rutilus includes:
- a CDS encoding alpha-hydroxy-acid oxidizing protein, producing MTDDGPTYGRERLTEIYTQGMLAGQPPSLPPSYEALETAAEAELEPEAFGYVAGSAGAERTKAANRTAFEQWRIVPRMLRDVATRDLSVDLFGETYPAPVALAPIGVQSILHEEAELASARAAAGLGLPFVQSTAASETLEDVAVATGDAPAWFQLYWSSDRDLTESFVSRAEIAGYEVLVVTVDTPIISWRERDVEQAYLPFLDGEGVANYFSDPAFRDRLADPPEENPDAAVMKFVDVFGDASLTWDDLEWLAGLTDLPILVKGIVHPEDASLALESGADGVIVSNHGGRQVDNALPAIEALPRVVDRLASEGYGDAPVLFDSGIRRGADAVTSLALGAEMILLGRPYVYGLAIDGEDGVREVCRNFLADLDLTLGLAGHASVTELDRSSVVPADGSFELE
- a CDS encoding NusA-like transcription termination signal-binding factor; the encoded protein is MTITLEDDARQFIALFEDVSGISGQDCLVFEDHLVIVVPAGTMGQAVGARGQHVQQFERRTGRSVRLVEGSNDPEAFVANTLAPAAVRNVTISENDTTVAYVEVPEDDRGVAIGTDGRRIEDARTLADRHFGIDDVQLA
- a CDS encoding DNA-directed RNA polymerase subunit A' translates to MQHSTPKDIGSINFGLMEPEEYREMSATKIITADTYDDDGFPIDMGLMDPRLGVIDPGLECKTCGKHSGSCNGHFGHIELAAPVIHVGFTKLIRRLLRGTCRECSKLLLTEDERQEFRDQITEYRKLGHDLNDVTKAAIRQARKKDRCPFCAEIQYDIDHEKPTTYYEVQQVLTSEYSQRIAGAMQGNEEEGIDRTTPDELAEKTDIELTRINEILSGSFRPREDQRKAIEKALDIDLTEEDTNKLMPSDIRDWFEAIPDEDLEVLGIDASRSRPEWMILTVLPVPPVTARPSITLDNGQRSEDDLTHKLVDIIRINQRFMENREAGAPQLIIEDLWELLQYHVTTFMDNEISGTPPARHRSGRPLKTLSQRLKGKEGRFRGSLSGKRVNFSARTVISPDPTLSLNEVGVPDRVATEMTQTMLVTERNLEEARRYVANGPNSHPGANYVRRPDGRRLKVTEKNCEALAGLSEEGELESSQTIGPGWEVNRHLIDGDIVIFNRQPSLHRMSIMAHEVVVMPYKTFRLNTVVCPPYNADFDGDEMNMHALQNEEARAEARVLMRVQEQILSPRFGKNIIGAIQDHISGTYLLTKDNPRFNETQALDLLRATRIDELPEPSGIDDEDEPFWTGRDVFSELLPDDMNLEFTGTVGDDVVIEDGQLVSGTIAEDEVGEFGGEIVDAITKQYGNTRSRVFINELSTLAMRAIMHFGFSIGIDDETIPAEAEARIDETIEEAYDRVAELIEAYEHNELESLPGRTLDETLEMKIMQTLSRARDNAGNIAEEHFEGDNPAVVMAESGARGSMLNLTQMAGCVGQQAVRGERINRGYENRTLSHYQQNDLSAEAHGFVESSYTVGLDPREFFFHAMGGREGLVDTAVRTSKSGYLQRRLINALSELEAQYDGTVRDTGDTIVQFEFGEDGTSPVQVAYDDDHDVDVEGIAETVLEEEFDSEAEREAFLSGKRIETNLSEHADSRRVAEPEGVSSDD
- the rpoA2 gene encoding DNA-directed RNA polymerase subunit A'', yielding MTKTENVFVQDYDVDDDAIVIVEDSELPRRLKDRVYAVLEDQGDVTIEQAQDIVSAVETEYVETRVDPLDPVGTVSAQSIGEPGTQLTMNTFHYAGVAEIDVTQGLPRLIELVDARKTPDTPTMQVHLAEEYATEREKAHEVVWNIEATKILALGDVSTNVADMRVQIDLNQDTLEERLITAEEVAEIIEDSLGVSTTQQGTQIEFGPEEPSYRDLLQLVEELRDITFKGIEDISRVVIRREDLEVETDDGVEEREEFVLYTEGSAFGDVLSIEGVDASRTTCNNIHEIHRNLGIEAAREAIIEETNNTLAEQGLDDVNVRHLMLVADMMTNEGTIESIGRHGISGSKDSVLARAAFEVTVNHLLNAAIHGEIDELDGVTENVIVGKPIKLGTGDVDLRMGSSPNRAD